One segment of Anaerolineales bacterium DNA contains the following:
- a CDS encoding acyl-CoA dehydrogenase, with the protein MSDNFFLDNADLQFRLEQLCLQDVLQIKERGYTYAGEYPAAPRHYADAKDNYRLLLEVLGEICARVIEPRAAESDLEGAHYEDGQVTYTAAMQEGLLALKQADLMGAMLPWEYGGLNLPESIFQMMVEIVSRADAALMTVFGLQEISAAINEYGTPELKARLLPRFSQDGASGAMILTEPDAGSDLGSIQTKATLDEASGKWYIDGVKRFATNGCADIQLVLARSEPGSSDARGLSLFVVERDETVRIRRIENKLGIHASPTCEVQYQHTPAELLGKRRYGLMRYAMALMNGARLAVGAQAVGIAEAAYREAYTYARQRHQFNMPICELPPVRRMLTSMRGEIEAARALSTETARWVDLIKVYEQLSEASPAPDPALRQKLKQATSLAETLTPLTKYYCSEMGNRVCNKAMQVHGGVGYMREFNVERHYRDIRVTNVYEGTSQLQIVAATGKLLGHALDGLLDEWAGLDVGAEQVDLKEQLCVETNLFKTTTDFLKDKERQVIDYYASDLADMAVLLVNAWLMLRDAGVSERKAHLAREYITEHLAQVQLARQAILNSACLDDEIYNTLLNV; encoded by the coding sequence ATGAGCGATAATTTTTTCCTCGATAATGCAGACCTGCAGTTCCGCCTGGAGCAGCTTTGCCTGCAGGACGTATTACAGATTAAAGAGAGGGGCTATACCTATGCTGGAGAGTACCCGGCCGCCCCCCGCCACTATGCCGATGCCAAGGATAACTACCGCCTGTTGCTGGAGGTACTGGGCGAGATCTGTGCCAGGGTGATCGAGCCCCGAGCAGCTGAGTCGGACCTGGAGGGAGCCCATTATGAGGATGGCCAGGTTACCTATACGGCAGCCATGCAGGAAGGCTTGCTGGCTCTCAAACAGGCAGATTTAATGGGTGCCATGTTGCCCTGGGAGTACGGCGGCTTGAATCTGCCCGAGTCAATCTTCCAGATGATGGTGGAGATCGTCTCACGCGCGGATGCCGCCCTGATGACCGTCTTTGGGCTGCAGGAGATCTCGGCTGCCATCAACGAGTATGGCACGCCTGAGCTGAAGGCCCGCCTGTTGCCGCGCTTCAGCCAGGATGGGGCTTCAGGGGCAATGATCCTGACCGAGCCAGATGCCGGTTCTGACCTGGGTTCAATTCAGACCAAAGCTACTTTAGATGAAGCCTCTGGTAAATGGTATATCGATGGGGTCAAGCGATTTGCCACCAACGGCTGTGCAGATATCCAGCTGGTGTTGGCGCGCAGCGAACCCGGTTCGAGCGATGCGCGTGGGCTGAGCCTGTTTGTCGTCGAGCGCGACGAGACGGTGCGCATCCGGCGCATCGAGAACAAGCTGGGCATCCATGCCTCCCCAACCTGTGAGGTGCAATACCAGCATACCCCGGCTGAGCTGCTGGGAAAACGCCGCTATGGTTTGATGCGTTATGCCATGGCGCTGATGAACGGCGCCAGGCTGGCCGTGGGCGCTCAGGCGGTGGGCATCGCTGAAGCAGCCTACCGTGAAGCTTACACCTATGCCAGGCAGCGCCATCAGTTCAATATGCCCATCTGTGAGCTGCCACCCGTCAGGCGCATGCTCACCTCCATGCGCGGAGAGATTGAAGCGGCGCGTGCCTTGAGCACCGAAACCGCCCGCTGGGTGGACCTGATCAAGGTATACGAACAGCTCTCGGAAGCCAGCCCAGCTCCCGACCCAGCCCTGCGGCAGAAGCTCAAACAGGCCACCAGCCTGGCTGAGACGCTCACCCCCCTGACCAAGTATTACTGTTCGGAGATGGGTAACCGGGTGTGTAATAAAGCCATGCAGGTGCATGGTGGGGTGGGCTATATGCGCGAGTTCAACGTCGAGCGTCACTATCGCGATATTCGTGTGACTAATGTATATGAAGGCACCAGCCAGCTACAGATCGTGGCTGCCACGGGCAAGCTGCTCGGGCATGCCCTCGATGGGTTGCTGGATGAGTGGGCTGGCCTGGATGTTGGGGCTGAGCAAGTTGACCTCAAGGAACAGCTGTGCGTAGAAACCAATCTATTCAAAACTACGACAGACTTCCTCAAGGATAAGGAACGCCAGGTGATCGATTATTACGCCTCCGATTTAGCAGATATGGCGGTTTTGCTGGTCAATGCCTGGCTGATGCTGCGCGATGCGGGCGTTTCCGAGCGAAAGGCCCATCTGGCTCGTGAATATATCACCGAGCACCTGGCCCAGGTTCAACTTGCCCGGCAGGCAATCCTGAACTCTGCTTGCCTCGATGATGAGATCTACAACACGCTGCTTAACGTTTGA
- a CDS encoding 3-methyladenine DNA glycosylase: MTSAERLDCHFFNRPTLQVARELLGTRLVRLENGERTAGIIVETEAYRGEEDLGCHAHVGLTPRTRVLYGPPGRTYVYFTYGHYWMLNFVAEREGFPAAVLIRGIVPTVGLERISARRAGRPPEHWTDGPGKLCLALAIGRPQNDQDLCAPKAEIFVEYAETFPDASVTIGPRVGLYSVPEPWKSIPWRFQAHYQP, from the coding sequence ATGACCTCTGCTGAGCGCCTGGACTGCCATTTTTTTAACCGCCCTACCTTGCAGGTGGCACGCGAGCTTCTCGGCACTCGCCTGGTACGCCTGGAGAATGGCGAAAGGACTGCCGGTATCATCGTTGAGACGGAAGCTTACCGGGGCGAGGAAGACCTGGGCTGCCACGCTCATGTGGGTCTAACTCCCCGTACCCGCGTCCTGTATGGTCCGCCGGGGCGGACTTATGTCTACTTCACCTATGGCCACTACTGGATGCTTAATTTTGTGGCAGAGCGTGAAGGTTTTCCGGCGGCTGTGCTCATCCGCGGCATCGTGCCCACCGTGGGTCTGGAGCGAATTTCTGCTCGCCGGGCAGGGCGACCGCCTGAGCATTGGACAGACGGCCCCGGCAAGCTCTGCCTGGCCCTGGCGATTGGCCGGCCGCAGAACGATCAGGACCTGTGTGCCCCTAAGGCGGAAATTTTTGTTGAATATGCTGAAACCTTCCCCGATGCGAGCGTGACGATTGGCCCGCGCGTGGGTTTATATAGTGTACCGGAGCCCTGGAAGAGCATCCCCTGGCGCTTCCAGGCTCATTATCAGCCTTAG
- a CDS encoding enoyl-[acyl-carrier-protein] reductase FabI (Catalyzes a key regulatory step in fatty acid biosynthesis) yields MGILDGKNALIFGVANERSIAWGITQAFHAQGARIGLSYAGEVLEKRVRTLAKTIDCTFVEPCDVSSDDEIQALTRKAAEAFGTVDILVHAIGFANREELSGPYYHTSRVGFHTAMDISVYSFTALAQAFQPYFTYGSSLLTLTYYGSEKVAPGYNVMGVAKAALESSLRYLAYDFGPMGVRVNAISAGPIRTLAAAGVSRFKDMYRHFTELAPLQQHVTIEDIGEVAVFLCSNMASKITGEVLYVDSGYNIIGVPEPPECE; encoded by the coding sequence ATGGGAATACTAGATGGCAAAAATGCATTGATCTTTGGCGTTGCCAACGAGCGCTCGATTGCCTGGGGCATCACCCAGGCTTTCCATGCCCAGGGTGCCCGGATTGGTCTCAGTTATGCCGGCGAGGTTCTGGAGAAGCGCGTGCGAACCCTGGCCAAGACCATTGACTGCACTTTCGTGGAGCCCTGTGATGTATCGAGCGACGATGAAATCCAGGCTCTGACCCGCAAGGCAGCCGAGGCGTTCGGGACGGTGGACATCCTGGTGCATGCTATTGGCTTTGCTAACCGCGAGGAGCTCAGCGGGCCGTACTACCACACCAGCCGGGTTGGTTTCCACACCGCTATGGATATCAGCGTTTACTCATTCACAGCCCTGGCGCAGGCATTCCAGCCATACTTCACCTATGGAAGCTCGCTGCTCACGCTCACCTACTACGGCTCAGAGAAGGTTGCTCCCGGCTACAACGTCATGGGTGTGGCCAAGGCTGCCCTGGAATCATCGCTGCGCTACCTGGCGTACGATTTCGGTCCCATGGGCGTACGTGTGAACGCTATCTCAGCCGGGCCGATCCGCACCCTGGCCGCCGCCGGTGTATCACGCTTCAAGGATATGTACCGGCACTTCACCGAGCTGGCTCCGTTGCAGCAGCATGTCACAATTGAAGATATCGGGGAAGTCGCCGTGTTCCTGTGCTCGAACATGGCCTCCAAGATCACTGGCGAAGTCCTGTACGTGGATTCGGGGTACAATATTATCGGTGTCCCTGAACCGCCTGAGTGCGAGTGA
- a CDS encoding gamma-glutamyltransferase, with the protein MPIDSELKFNSRRSAVYSTGGMVATSQPLAVAAGLEILRRGGNAADAAVAVAAALNVTEPTSTGLGGDCFALYYTAAYGQVSALNGSGRSPASLSIDRLAKEGLDERLPQFHPYTITVPGACAGWCDLLEHHGRLPRQTVLSPAIRLAEQGFPVAPITAHHWNSAAPRLRNAPGGLELTIDGRAPREGEIFRNPGLARTLQAIAEGGKAAYYQSEIAEAIAHVVQQAGGCLSVEDLAAHSSTWDSPISTTYHGLRVWECPPNGQGLAALLALNLLEGYDLASLLPLSAQRLHLMIEAMRLAFADTRWYVADPAFNPAPLEWLLSKEYAAERRKLINPDRAEIDQQHGTPTSNSDTVYLSVVDGEGNACSFINSNYMGFGTGIVPSGWGFSLQNRGLGFALDPSHPNALMPGKRPYHTIIPGMITVDSINQSGPRNTLYSSFGVMGGYMQPQGHAQVVVGLWDDKLDPQAALDRPRFCIDDGTPGSKVALEEGISLEMAESLNQLGHSVYTVNGPARALFGRGQVIRHNAETGVLCGGSDPRADGCAMSI; encoded by the coding sequence ATGCCCATTGATTCCGAATTGAAATTCAACTCTCGCCGCTCGGCAGTCTATAGCACGGGCGGCATGGTAGCGACCTCCCAACCACTGGCCGTAGCTGCTGGATTGGAGATCCTGAGGCGGGGAGGCAATGCGGCCGATGCGGCTGTAGCAGTAGCGGCCGCCTTGAATGTCACCGAACCAACTTCCACTGGCCTGGGTGGCGACTGTTTCGCCCTGTACTATACAGCCGCTTACGGTCAAGTCAGTGCTTTAAATGGCTCAGGGCGGTCGCCTGCCAGCTTAAGCATCGACCGCCTGGCAAAGGAAGGACTTGACGAGCGTCTACCTCAGTTTCACCCGTACACAATCACGGTCCCAGGGGCATGTGCTGGCTGGTGTGACTTATTGGAGCACCACGGGCGGTTACCACGCCAGACGGTGCTATCGCCAGCCATACGTCTGGCAGAGCAGGGTTTCCCGGTCGCACCCATCACAGCTCATCATTGGAACTCGGCTGCTCCACGCCTTCGAAATGCTCCTGGCGGGCTAGAGCTGACCATCGATGGGCGCGCTCCGCGGGAAGGTGAAATTTTTCGTAACCCTGGCCTGGCCCGTACCCTGCAGGCGATTGCTGAAGGGGGCAAGGCTGCCTATTACCAGAGTGAGATTGCTGAGGCCATTGCCCATGTGGTCCAGCAGGCAGGGGGCTGCCTGAGTGTGGAAGACCTGGCGGCCCATAGCTCCACCTGGGATAGCCCCATCAGCACTACCTACCACGGCCTGCGGGTGTGGGAGTGCCCTCCCAACGGGCAAGGCCTAGCCGCGCTGCTGGCCCTCAACCTGCTGGAAGGTTATGACCTCGCCTCCCTGCTGCCTCTATCAGCTCAAAGGCTGCACCTGATGATCGAAGCCATGCGCCTGGCTTTTGCCGACACGCGCTGGTACGTGGCTGACCCAGCATTCAACCCTGCTCCGCTGGAGTGGCTGCTCTCCAAGGAGTATGCCGCCGAGCGGCGCAAGCTGATCAATCCTGACCGGGCTGAGATTGATCAGCAACACGGGACACCCACCTCCAATTCCGATACCGTCTACCTCAGCGTGGTGGATGGTGAAGGCAATGCCTGTTCTTTCATTAACAGCAATTATATGGGCTTCGGTACTGGAATTGTTCCATCTGGCTGGGGTTTCAGCCTGCAAAACCGAGGCCTGGGATTCGCACTCGACCCATCTCATCCAAATGCCCTGATGCCAGGAAAACGGCCCTATCACACCATCATCCCGGGAATGATCACCGTCGATAGTATTAATCAGTCGGGACCGCGCAATACGCTTTATAGTAGTTTTGGTGTGATGGGCGGATATATGCAACCACAGGGTCATGCACAGGTTGTGGTGGGGTTATGGGATGATAAATTAGATCCTCAAGCAGCACTTGACAGACCACGCTTCTGTATTGATGATGGCACCCCTGGAAGCAAAGTGGCATTGGAAGAAGGTATCTCTCTCGAGATGGCAGAAAGTTTAAATCAGCTTGGGCACTCAGTGTACACGGTGAATGGACCAGCACGCGCGCTGTTTGGCCGTGGACAGGTCATCCGACATAATGCTGAAACCGGGGTGTTATGCGGCGGCTCCGACCCACGCGCCGATGGCTGTGCCATGAGTATATAA
- a CDS encoding electron transfer flavoprotein subunit alpha gives MAAEHNVWVFIEQDEGHIAEVSLELLGKAREIAGKLGGEVWAVVCSSHIPDLPRQVIQYGADQVLLVDHPELGVYRTLPYSRAITGLARQWQPYIFLIGATPVGRDLAPRIASALKVGLTADCTDLQIGNYTSKKENTIYKDLLYQVRPAFGGNVIATIVNPKTRPQMATVREGVMHKNTPDSSRRGRVEKVEVSFEPGDFALRVLSRETRQPTVRLKDAPVIVAAGAGVDSPEEFELVRELANVLGGEVGASRAAVDAGYISREHQIGQTGSTVRPRLYIAAGISGAIQHRAGMDQSGKIIAINSDPNAPIFQIAHYKIVGDVAEVLPLLIKSLREKAR, from the coding sequence ATGGCAGCTGAACACAACGTTTGGGTATTTATTGAACAGGATGAAGGCCATATCGCCGAGGTCAGCCTGGAGTTGTTGGGTAAAGCTCGTGAGATTGCCGGAAAGCTGGGCGGTGAGGTGTGGGCAGTCGTATGCAGCAGCCACATCCCTGACTTGCCCCGGCAGGTCATTCAATATGGGGCAGACCAGGTGCTGCTGGTGGACCACCCCGAATTGGGGGTCTACCGCACCCTGCCCTACAGCCGGGCAATCACCGGGCTGGCTCGCCAATGGCAGCCATACATTTTCCTCATTGGGGCAACCCCCGTCGGCCGTGACCTGGCTCCGCGCATCGCCAGTGCTCTGAAAGTCGGCCTGACAGCCGACTGCACTGACCTACAGATCGGTAATTACACTTCAAAGAAGGAAAACACCATCTACAAGGACTTGCTCTACCAGGTGCGCCCGGCTTTTGGGGGCAATGTCATTGCCACGATCGTCAACCCGAAAACACGCCCGCAAATGGCCACCGTCCGTGAAGGGGTGATGCATAAAAATACCCCCGACTCATCTCGCAGGGGCAGGGTTGAAAAGGTAGAGGTGTCTTTTGAGCCAGGCGATTTTGCCTTGAGGGTATTAAGCCGCGAGACTCGCCAGCCCACCGTCAGGCTGAAGGATGCACCGGTGATCGTGGCAGCTGGGGCTGGCGTGGACAGCCCGGAGGAGTTTGAGCTGGTGCGCGAATTAGCCAACGTGTTGGGTGGCGAGGTGGGTGCTTCCCGCGCCGCAGTGGACGCAGGCTATATCTCCCGCGAGCACCAGATTGGTCAGACGGGCAGCACGGTGCGGCCACGCCTGTATATCGCAGCCGGCATCTCGGGGGCCATCCAGCACCGGGCTGGCATGGACCAATCCGGCAAGATCATTGCCATAAACAGCGATCCCAATGCACCCATCTTCCAGATAGCTCACTACAAGATCGTGGGCGATGTGGCAGAGGTGCTTCCCCTGCTGATCAAATCACTGCGCGAAAAAGCTCGTTAA
- a CDS encoding electron transfer flavoprotein subunit beta — MPQNRIYHSVVLVKQVPDTHNVTGEVMTAEGTMNRSALPAIFNPEDLNALEMALSLREQHGGSVTVLTMGPMQAADILREALFRGADRVVLLSDRKFAGADTQATSYTLKCAVEKLGSYDLVFCGRQAIDGDTAQVGPQVAEKLGVPQITYAEAVLDLQGDEIIVRRAFDLGTELVSCQLPCLLTVVTTANRPRPASARKRITYKLAAVPGEYTKLLKKWGEFADEQALADYLAQRKLNIEVWTAADLQVDEAQLGLAGSPTQVYKVNYVVLEATDSKDVLPTAEGIQGLIAELVQEYMVG; from the coding sequence ATGCCTCAAAATCGAATCTATCATAGCGTGGTGCTGGTCAAGCAGGTGCCAGACACGCATAACGTGACTGGCGAAGTGATGACCGCTGAAGGCACCATGAACCGCAGCGCCTTGCCAGCCATTTTCAATCCTGAAGACCTGAACGCCCTGGAAATGGCTCTCAGCCTGCGGGAGCAGCATGGCGGCAGTGTCACCGTCCTGACCATGGGGCCTATGCAGGCCGCGGATATCCTGCGTGAAGCCCTCTTCCGGGGTGCCGACCGGGTGGTGCTGCTCTCCGACCGAAAATTTGCCGGCGCAGATACCCAGGCTACCTCCTACACCCTGAAGTGCGCCGTTGAAAAGCTTGGCAGTTATGACCTGGTATTTTGTGGCCGGCAGGCTATCGATGGCGATACCGCCCAGGTAGGCCCCCAGGTGGCTGAAAAGCTGGGTGTACCACAGATCACCTACGCCGAAGCCGTGCTGGACCTGCAGGGCGATGAGATCATCGTCCGCCGGGCATTCGACCTGGGCACCGAGCTGGTGAGCTGCCAGCTACCCTGCCTGCTCACCGTGGTTACCACCGCCAACCGTCCACGCCCGGCTTCGGCGCGCAAACGCATCACATACAAGCTCGCCGCGGTTCCGGGTGAATACACCAAGCTGCTCAAGAAATGGGGCGAGTTCGCCGATGAGCAAGCCCTGGCTGATTATCTGGCACAGCGTAAGCTCAATATTGAAGTCTGGACAGCCGCCGACCTGCAGGTTGACGAAGCTCAGCTTGGTTTGGCTGGCTCACCCACTCAGGTCTATAAGGTCAACTATGTTGTCCTGGAAGCCACCGACAGCAAGGATGTCTTGCCGACTGCGGAGGGGATCCAGGGCCTGATCGCTGAGCTGGTCCAGGAATACATGGTGGGGTGA